In the Sediminibacter sp. Hel_I_10 genome, one interval contains:
- the epsC gene encoding serine O-acetyltransferase EpsC: MNSSTLLAAISDQKREIKVSVKLKQESQRFTQLLFNALFDQGTDAAQALRELEDLFLVIRNLACPEKKGKPCKTWDDFTEIIPELFCSLKKDAMAIHNNDPAAQSIEEVYLAYPGFFAIAIYRMAKEFFKLGLPLIPRLMTEYAHQLTGIDIHPGATIGNSFFIDHGTGIVIGETADIHDNVKIYQGVTLGALKVKKQLQNTKRHPTIEKDVVIYANASILGGDTVVGENSIIGGNTWLTESVAKNSIVVNSSKVEIISKSRKEDE; this comes from the coding sequence ATGAATTCATCGACATTGTTGGCCGCGATAAGTGATCAAAAAAGGGAAATAAAGGTTTCTGTCAAGTTAAAACAGGAATCTCAACGGTTTACCCAATTGCTGTTCAACGCTTTGTTTGATCAAGGTACAGATGCAGCACAGGCGCTTAGAGAACTGGAAGATTTATTTCTTGTGATTAGAAATCTGGCCTGTCCTGAAAAAAAGGGCAAACCCTGTAAAACATGGGATGACTTTACTGAAATCATTCCGGAGTTGTTCTGTAGTCTAAAAAAAGACGCTATGGCCATTCATAATAATGATCCGGCGGCACAGTCTATAGAAGAGGTCTATTTGGCATATCCTGGTTTCTTTGCTATTGCCATTTATAGAATGGCCAAGGAGTTTTTTAAATTAGGCTTGCCGCTCATTCCAAGATTGATGACGGAATATGCCCACCAACTTACGGGTATCGATATTCATCCTGGAGCCACTATAGGCAATTCCTTTTTTATTGATCACGGTACTGGGATTGTCATTGGGGAAACGGCAGACATTCATGATAATGTAAAAATCTATCAAGGCGTTACCTTAGGTGCGCTCAAGGTTAAAAAACAGCTTCAGAACACCAAAAGGCACCCTACCATTGAAAAGGATGTGGTTATTTATGCCAATGCCTCTATTTTAGGTGGAGATACCGTTGTGGGAGAAAACAGTATTATCGGCGGGAATACTTGGCTGACCGAGTCTGTGGCCAAAAATTCGATTGTAGTAAACAGTTCAAAAGTAGAAATCATATCAAAATCACGTAAAGAGGATGAGTAA
- a CDS encoding response regulator produces the protein MKKQLVIIDDDYIYRLITSKMIHHVDNSLEIHQCENAVEGLDKLTSFENSVQPITVLLDINMPFMNGWSFLKKLEEFTPEILNNINIYMVSSSTDESDISKSKSYKFLKGFISKPLTKENIKSILGKN, from the coding sequence ATGAAAAAACAACTAGTCATAATAGATGACGATTATATTTACAGATTGATCACTTCAAAAATGATACATCACGTAGACAACTCTTTAGAGATTCATCAATGTGAAAATGCAGTTGAAGGCTTGGATAAGTTAACCTCTTTTGAAAATTCAGTTCAACCTATTACCGTTCTACTGGACATCAATATGCCTTTTATGAATGGCTGGAGTTTTTTAAAAAAACTAGAGGAATTCACTCCTGAAATTCTAAACAACATCAACATCTATATGGTCTCCTCTTCAACTGATGAAAGTGATATTTCAAAAAGCAAAAGCTATAAATTTCTCAAAGGGTTTATTTCCAAGCCTCTAACCAAGGAAAACATTAAATCCATTCTCGGTAAAAACTAA
- the cysM gene encoding cysteine synthase CysM, whose amino-acid sequence MSKTLVDQIGNTPLVKSMVLNTNPNVTLYFKLEGDNPGGSVKDRAAYNMIKTALDAGKIDHNSKLIEATSGNTGIALAMIAGIFKLDIELVMPASATKERVQTMKAYGAKVTLHPDGIEGARDYATEKVEKENYFSFNQFSNEDNWKAHYKTTGPEIWRDTEGQVTHFVSSMGTTGTIMGTSTYLKEQNENVQIVGVQPTDGSSIPGIRKWPKAYLPEIFDAKKVDRIIEVSTEQSVAMARRLAREEGIFSGMSSGGATTAALQLASELKSGVIVSIICDRGDRYLSSDLFE is encoded by the coding sequence ATGAGTAAGACATTAGTTGATCAAATAGGAAACACACCACTTGTGAAATCGATGGTTTTAAATACCAATCCCAATGTGACCTTGTATTTTAAACTCGAGGGAGATAATCCAGGTGGGAGCGTCAAAGATAGAGCTGCTTATAATATGATTAAGACCGCACTTGATGCTGGTAAAATAGATCATAATTCAAAGTTGATAGAGGCCACCAGTGGTAATACGGGTATTGCGCTAGCCATGATTGCTGGTATATTTAAATTAGATATAGAATTGGTCATGCCGGCAAGTGCCACTAAAGAGCGCGTGCAAACCATGAAGGCCTATGGTGCTAAAGTCACTTTACATCCCGATGGTATTGAGGGGGCTCGAGATTATGCTACTGAAAAGGTTGAAAAGGAAAACTACTTTTCTTTCAATCAATTTTCTAATGAAGACAATTGGAAAGCGCATTATAAAACCACTGGTCCAGAAATTTGGAGAGATACCGAAGGTCAAGTCACTCATTTTGTATCGTCAATGGGAACTACGGGCACCATTATGGGGACGTCTACCTATTTAAAAGAGCAAAATGAGAACGTTCAAATTGTTGGGGTGCAACCCACAGATGGTTCAAGTATTCCAGGAATACGCAAATGGCCAAAAGCCTATTTGCCAGAAATATTTGATGCAAAAAAAGTAGATCGAATTATTGAGGTAAGTACAGAGCAATCTGTTGCAATGGCAAGACGTTTAGCTAGAGAAGAAGGTATTTTTTCGGGTATGAGCAGTGGAGGAGCCACAACAGCAGCATTACAGCTGGCAAGTGAGTTAAAAAGTGGTGTCATCGTAAGTATAATCTGTGATCGAGGGGATCGTTATCTGTCTTCAGACCTTTTTGAATAG
- the trxA gene encoding thioredoxin, which produces MKSSFNEIINDETPVLVDFFADWCGPCKALAPILKEVKAELGEGVKIVKIDVDKNQPLAAKYQVRGVPTMVLFKKGQQVWRQSGVVQKNDLIKVITSHS; this is translated from the coding sequence ATGAAAAGTAGTTTTAATGAGATCATTAATGATGAAACACCAGTTTTGGTCGATTTTTTTGCAGATTGGTGTGGCCCTTGTAAAGCCTTGGCGCCTATATTAAAAGAGGTCAAAGCAGAACTGGGGGAAGGTGTGAAAATTGTAAAGATCGATGTAGATAAAAACCAGCCACTCGCGGCAAAATATCAAGTTAGGGGCGTTCCCACCATGGTTTTGTTTAAGAAGGGGCAACAGGTATGGCGACAATCTGGAGTTGTTCAAAAAAATGACCTTATTAAGGTGATTACATCTCACTCATAG
- a CDS encoding PAS domain-containing sensor histidine kinase → MFQQDQEIFNILLDSVSEGVIVVDQNQTIVEANSSAETMFGYNRKELLQLPLQNLIPQNYHTKHDQHFKGFIKQNKHRQMGQGRDIFGLKKNGVIFPIEASLNPFNIYGQNFIMALVVDITERKKLEEEKIHLAKIFLESLNEIYVFDSKTLKFINANHGAQKNIGYGLEELVTMTPLDIKPNFTEAQFRIQLKDLSDGTKEKIEFDTIHKRKSGSTYPVNVHLQRSVLGDKNVFLAIIIDITEQKNYTSTLEKTVALRTKELKIALAAEKELNDLKTKFLSMVSHEFKTPLSGILTSTILLSKYKQTEQQEKREKHIKTITDKVQYLNAILSDFLSVEKLANGKINYKFTKFNLSKVLNEVIYNANMLLKDGQQINYPKHIDEIYLFQDEKILELSLSNLIYNAIKYSSENTTIDISISQNEHQTTFKIKDEGIGIPEKDQKNIFNRYFRAENALLMQGTGIGLFIVKDHLKKLNGSITFKSIENEGSTFIIELPNKAQS, encoded by the coding sequence ATGTTTCAGCAAGACCAAGAAATTTTTAATATCCTCCTAGACTCTGTATCAGAGGGCGTTATCGTGGTTGATCAAAATCAGACCATTGTTGAGGCAAACAGCTCTGCCGAAACTATGTTTGGCTACAATAGAAAAGAACTGTTGCAACTTCCGCTTCAAAATTTGATTCCTCAAAATTATCACACTAAACATGATCAACATTTTAAGGGGTTTATCAAGCAAAATAAGCATCGGCAAATGGGTCAAGGTCGTGATATTTTTGGCTTAAAAAAGAATGGAGTTATTTTCCCTATTGAGGCGAGTTTAAACCCATTTAATATCTACGGTCAAAATTTTATAATGGCTTTAGTTGTTGATATTACTGAGCGTAAAAAGCTAGAAGAAGAAAAGATACATTTGGCTAAAATCTTTCTTGAATCTTTGAATGAAATCTATGTGTTTGATTCTAAGACCTTAAAATTTATAAATGCCAACCATGGTGCACAAAAAAATATTGGGTATGGATTAGAAGAATTGGTAACTATGACGCCTTTGGATATTAAGCCCAATTTTACTGAAGCCCAATTTCGAATTCAATTAAAAGACCTGAGCGATGGTACTAAAGAAAAAATAGAATTTGACACCATACACAAACGAAAATCGGGAAGCACATATCCCGTAAACGTACACCTGCAGCGCTCAGTCTTAGGAGACAAAAATGTATTTCTGGCCATTATCATAGACATTACAGAACAGAAAAATTACACGAGCACGTTAGAAAAAACCGTTGCCTTAAGAACCAAAGAATTAAAAATAGCCTTGGCTGCAGAAAAGGAGCTTAATGATTTGAAAACAAAATTTCTGTCTATGGTGTCTCATGAATTTAAAACGCCTTTGAGCGGCATTCTAACATCAACCATTTTACTCAGCAAGTATAAACAAACAGAACAGCAAGAAAAACGAGAAAAACACATCAAGACCATCACCGATAAAGTGCAATATCTCAATGCTATTTTAAGCGACTTTCTTTCCGTAGAAAAATTAGCCAATGGCAAGATCAACTATAAGTTCACCAAGTTTAATTTAAGCAAGGTTTTAAATGAGGTGATTTATAATGCCAACATGCTTTTAAAAGACGGCCAGCAAATTAATTATCCTAAACATATAGACGAGATCTATTTATTTCAAGATGAAAAAATTCTAGAATTATCCCTGTCAAACTTGATCTATAACGCCATTAAATATTCTTCAGAAAACACCACAATAGATATCTCTATTTCTCAAAATGAACACCAAACCACCTTCAAAATAAAAGATGAAGGCATTGGAATCCCTGAGAAGGATCAAAAAAATATTTTTAATCGCTATTTCAGGGCAGAAAACGCATTACTTATGCAAGGTACAGGCATTGGCCTCTTTATTGTAAAAGATCATTTAAAAAAACTCAACGGCTCCATTACTTTTAAAAGTATAGAGAATGAAGGGTCAACATTTATCATAGAACTCCCAAATAAAGCACAGTCATGA
- a CDS encoding universal stress protein yields the protein MLSILLPTDFSENSMNAIKYALEFFKYQETQFLFMHAYQNEFYDHEELTSRDHFDTVLEKVKMESESSLKQLLKDVNALAPNPRFTYDSISANNTLVSETNSLAHARHIDLIVIGTKGISDERQTVFGSQTFQVLKCVECPVLAIPCNYSNTQPKRILFPTNYLMPYKRRELKLLSILAKSYRCKIDILYVSKSDKLSIRQEDNQAFIKNVLSDNELNFCFRDSHHIPHTITNYIKENQMDMLTMVNTQHSFLEDLLFPSTLDKVGLGLDIPLLALQNTTRI from the coding sequence ATGCTATCTATACTTCTTCCTACTGATTTTTCTGAAAATTCAATGAATGCTATAAAGTACGCTCTAGAATTTTTTAAATATCAAGAGACGCAATTCTTATTCATGCACGCCTATCAAAATGAGTTTTATGACCACGAAGAACTCACTTCGAGAGACCATTTTGATACAGTTTTAGAAAAAGTTAAAATGGAATCCGAAAGCAGCTTAAAGCAATTGCTCAAAGATGTCAATGCATTGGCGCCAAATCCCAGATTTACTTATGACAGTATTTCTGCCAATAATACTCTTGTTTCCGAAACCAATTCACTCGCCCATGCAAGACATATAGATTTAATTGTCATCGGGACTAAAGGCATATCAGATGAGCGCCAAACCGTCTTTGGAAGTCAGACCTTTCAAGTTTTGAAATGTGTGGAATGCCCTGTTCTTGCCATTCCATGCAATTACTCAAACACACAGCCAAAGCGAATTCTATTTCCTACCAATTACCTCATGCCATATAAGCGTCGTGAATTAAAATTGCTTTCCATATTAGCCAAATCTTACAGATGTAAAATAGACATCTTATATGTTTCTAAAAGTGACAAACTATCCATTAGACAAGAAGACAATCAAGCATTTATCAAGAACGTTTTAAGTGATAATGAATTGAATTTTTGCTTTAGAGATAGTCATCATATTCCGCATACCATAACCAATTACATCAAAGAAAACCAAATGGATATGCTGACTATGGTCAATACTCAGCACTCTTTTTTAGAAGATCTTTTATTTCCTTCAACCCTTGATAAAGTAGGTCTTGGTCTAGACATTCCATTACTCGCATTACAAAATACCACTCGCATATAA
- a CDS encoding pyridoxamine 5'-phosphate oxidase family protein yields the protein MIRTLNPKECSRVLETNYIGQLAYIYRNRPYVVPITYFFDKDQHAIIGYSAEGHKINAMRKHTSVSLGVSEIDSVNSWQSVLAQGAFVELSGSDAKSQLHLFSLGVKHLIIENEHRELDFISQFSSKIHTEDFPIIFHIKVEEMTGKLRRN from the coding sequence ATGATTAGAACCTTGAACCCAAAAGAATGTAGCAGAGTCTTAGAAACCAATTACATTGGTCAGTTAGCTTACATCTATAGAAACCGGCCTTACGTAGTACCTATTACTTACTTTTTTGATAAAGACCAACATGCCATTATTGGTTACTCTGCAGAAGGGCATAAAATAAATGCAATGCGAAAGCACACGAGTGTGTCTTTGGGAGTTTCAGAAATCGACTCTGTAAATTCTTGGCAGTCTGTTTTAGCTCAGGGCGCTTTTGTAGAGCTTTCTGGTAGTGATGCCAAATCCCAATTGCATTTGTTTTCTTTGGGCGTAAAGCATTTGATTATAGAGAACGAGCATCGAGAACTGGATTTTATCAGTCAGTTTTCAAGTAAAATCCATACGGAAGATTTCCCCATTATTTTTCATATTAAAGTTGAAGAAATGACCGGTAAATTAAGAAGAAACTAA
- a CDS encoding RsiV family protein, whose product MRKPSLKYTSLVLVLLLFFNCKNEKHQEVLDQNDTPEKEYPFPIDTLSAEYTDKDFLDKSITIELKQSNLIKKEDEREAFKGLISDERYVVDKKDYKINFNYPVLNENFKNSNKNFNDFITNYYANVTQVASEIMQSKLLCDSIAAENFREERYIDYKIYIVSDQLVSVLFYKENFYSGAMHPSFSFDCFNFDLNEGAFMTYEDFFVQGSEDELLEIINKKIQQQIHKGELYYECWELSSTDFFSSKNNFVLNDTYLEFYFDDCVMCPSYTGTYSIELPLVELLPVLKKYASNGLVFQ is encoded by the coding sequence ATGAGAAAACCATCTTTGAAATATACATCTCTAGTTCTTGTACTCCTTCTGTTTTTCAATTGTAAAAACGAAAAGCATCAAGAGGTTTTAGATCAAAATGACACTCCCGAAAAGGAATACCCATTTCCAATAGATACGCTAAGCGCAGAATATACAGATAAGGACTTTTTAGATAAGTCTATTACCATAGAGCTCAAGCAAAGTAATTTAATTAAAAAAGAAGATGAAAGGGAAGCCTTTAAGGGGTTGATTTCAGATGAGCGCTATGTTGTAGATAAAAAGGACTACAAGATCAATTTTAATTATCCGGTTTTAAATGAGAATTTCAAGAACTCCAATAAAAACTTTAATGATTTCATCACCAACTACTACGCAAATGTCACCCAAGTAGCATCTGAAATTATGCAAAGCAAGCTCTTATGTGATAGCATTGCTGCAGAGAATTTTAGAGAGGAGCGCTATATAGATTATAAAATCTACATTGTTAGTGATCAACTGGTGAGTGTGCTCTTTTACAAGGAGAATTTTTACTCTGGCGCCATGCATCCTAGCTTTTCTTTTGATTGTTTCAATTTCGATTTAAACGAAGGCGCTTTCATGACTTATGAAGATTTCTTTGTTCAAGGATCTGAAGATGAATTGTTGGAAATTATCAACAAAAAAATACAGCAACAGATTCATAAGGGCGAGCTGTATTACGAGTGTTGGGAGTTGTCTTCAACCGATTTTTTCAGTAGTAAAAATAACTTTGTATTAAATGATACATACTTAGAGTTCTATTTTGATGATTGCGTGATGTGCCCATCCTACACAGGTACCTATTCTATAGAATTGCCATTGGTAGAGCTATTGCCTGTTTTAAAGAAGTATGCTTCTAATGGGTTGGTATTTCAATAG
- a CDS encoding heavy metal translocating P-type ATPase, with product MKDHQDGAHGGHQFLGKNTELYFAVLCGVFLLVAFLIEMFSQLSFALALTGYSIAYFFGAYFIVIEASKKIIKGGFDIDFLMIAAAAGAAYIGSWAEGALLLFLFSLGHALEHYAMNKAKKSIEALGNLSPKTALVKKGDQLEDVAIEALQLKDIIVVKPNTKIAADGVIVSGSSTVNQAPITGESMPVDKTYLQDTKDLPSFIDIDKKHVVFAGTINGDHSIEVLVLKLTKDSTVSRLVKMVSEVETQKSPTQRLTKKFEKWYVPLVILLVVLLCFAYLVVDETFSESLYRAITVLVAASPCALAISTPSAVLSGVARAAQDGVLIKGGRALEDLGEITTIAFDKTGTLTEGKPKLTNILPLGNFDEVELARLVLEVENLSNHPLAKAIASDLKTKYKIDSQNKATNVNAIQGKGITATYENHKVSIGNATLMESSEITISEKTRLEMNALLKNGHTAMLVAYKQEIVGLVSVMDLPRKTAVDTLKRLKAIGIKRMIMLTGDHQNVGDAIAKQIGLTEAKGNLLPEDKVDAIKTLIKRDKKIAMVGDGVNDAPAMALSTVSIAMGAAGSDVALETADVALMSDKIENLPFVISLSRESKRIIKQNIAISLGVVGLLVPVTILGLTNIGVAVAFHEGSTIVVVLNALRLLRYKSI from the coding sequence ATGAAAGATCATCAAGATGGGGCCCATGGGGGACATCAATTTTTAGGTAAAAACACAGAGCTCTATTTTGCTGTGCTTTGTGGCGTATTTCTTTTAGTTGCTTTTTTGATTGAAATGTTTTCTCAACTGTCTTTTGCTTTGGCGCTTACAGGCTATAGTATTGCGTATTTTTTTGGAGCCTATTTTATAGTTATTGAAGCTTCAAAAAAAATCATTAAAGGAGGGTTCGATATTGATTTCTTAATGATTGCCGCTGCGGCAGGGGCTGCTTATATTGGGAGTTGGGCAGAAGGAGCACTATTGCTGTTTCTTTTTAGTTTGGGTCACGCTCTTGAGCATTATGCCATGAACAAGGCTAAAAAGTCCATTGAAGCACTAGGAAATTTATCTCCAAAAACGGCCTTGGTTAAAAAAGGAGATCAACTTGAGGATGTTGCCATAGAAGCATTACAACTAAAAGACATTATTGTTGTAAAACCTAACACAAAGATAGCGGCAGATGGCGTTATTGTAAGTGGTAGTAGCACTGTAAATCAAGCCCCAATCACTGGCGAAAGCATGCCTGTAGATAAGACCTATTTGCAAGACACAAAAGATTTACCAAGCTTTATTGATATAGACAAAAAGCATGTTGTATTTGCTGGCACCATCAACGGAGATCACAGTATAGAAGTCTTGGTATTAAAGCTTACTAAAGATTCTACGGTATCAAGGTTGGTTAAAATGGTAAGTGAGGTTGAAACTCAAAAGTCACCGACACAACGGCTCACCAAAAAGTTTGAAAAGTGGTATGTGCCATTGGTTATTCTTTTGGTCGTTCTACTGTGTTTTGCATACCTAGTGGTTGATGAAACCTTTAGTGAAAGTCTATATAGGGCCATCACGGTATTAGTAGCGGCTAGTCCATGTGCATTAGCTATTTCTACACCTAGTGCAGTTTTAAGTGGCGTTGCTAGAGCCGCACAAGATGGTGTGCTGATTAAAGGCGGAAGAGCATTGGAAGATTTAGGCGAAATCACCACCATTGCCTTTGATAAAACGGGGACGTTAACCGAAGGAAAACCAAAACTCACCAATATTCTTCCGTTAGGTAATTTTGATGAAGTGGAATTGGCCAGATTGGTTTTAGAAGTAGAGAACCTAAGTAACCATCCCCTTGCAAAAGCAATCGCGAGTGACCTTAAAACAAAGTACAAGATAGATTCTCAAAATAAGGCCACTAATGTTAATGCCATTCAAGGAAAGGGGATTACTGCAACCTATGAGAACCACAAGGTATCTATTGGTAACGCCACATTGATGGAGTCTTCTGAGATCACAATTAGTGAGAAAACAAGGCTTGAAATGAATGCACTTTTAAAAAACGGTCATACGGCCATGTTGGTAGCTTACAAACAAGAAATTGTGGGTCTGGTGAGTGTTATGGATTTACCTCGGAAAACGGCCGTGGATACGTTGAAGCGTTTAAAAGCGATTGGGATCAAACGGATGATCATGCTCACGGGAGATCATCAAAACGTTGGAGATGCTATTGCTAAACAAATTGGTCTTACCGAAGCCAAGGGCAATTTATTGCCAGAAGACAAGGTTGACGCCATTAAGACATTAATTAAGCGCGATAAAAAAATAGCTATGGTTGGAGATGGCGTGAATGACGCACCAGCTATGGCTTTAAGTACCGTAAGTATAGCCATGGGAGCGGCTGGGAGCGATGTGGCTTTAGAAACTGCAGATGTTGCGCTCATGTCTGATAAAATAGAGAACTTGCCGTTTGTTATCAGTTTGAGTCGTGAGAGCAAAAGAATCATCAAACAAAATATCGCCATAAGTCTAGGCGTTGTGGGTTTATTGGTACCGGTTACTATTTTGGGGCTCACAAATATTGGCGTGGCAGTGGCATTTCATGAGGGATCTACTATTGTGGTGGTGCTAAATGCTTTACGACTACTGCGGTACAAATCCATCTAG
- a CDS encoding response regulator — MTTLLLIEDDNVLRENTSEILELSNYRVITASNGQIGLEMAKKQRPDLIICDIMMPVLDGYGVLKGLSQDNETKFIPFIFLSAKSERHDIRKGMNLGADDYLTKPFNEEEIVSAIESRLAKVSILKEEQALVKTTLDSDMAESLHGLKAVFEAHGEVSSFQKNDVIYQEGQHSNTIYYVLEGIVKCYRFDENGKELITALQKKDHLFGYTSFSQNIPYRETATVISDAKTLSISKSELDSILSNHHALTLEVIQLLTDDLIETKDQLLQMAYSSVQRKTAATILRFAEKINTKPEDPIRISRNDLASVAGIATETLIRTMSEFKRQGLIEMEGRNIKVLNLKKLQDIQ, encoded by the coding sequence ATGACAACCTTACTTTTAATAGAAGATGATAACGTATTACGAGAGAATACTTCGGAAATATTAGAACTTTCAAATTATCGAGTTATTACAGCCAGTAATGGACAAATAGGACTTGAGATGGCCAAAAAACAGAGACCTGATCTCATTATTTGTGATATTATGATGCCTGTGCTTGACGGTTACGGCGTTCTAAAAGGCCTATCTCAGGATAACGAAACAAAATTTATTCCTTTTATATTTCTATCTGCCAAAAGTGAACGGCACGACATTAGAAAAGGCATGAATCTTGGCGCAGATGACTACCTTACAAAACCTTTTAATGAAGAGGAGATTGTGAGTGCCATTGAGAGTAGATTAGCAAAAGTCTCCATTCTCAAAGAGGAACAAGCGCTTGTTAAAACTACGTTGGACAGTGACATGGCTGAGTCATTACATGGGCTTAAGGCGGTGTTTGAAGCGCATGGGGAAGTTTCCTCTTTTCAAAAAAATGATGTGATTTACCAAGAAGGTCAACACTCAAATACTATTTACTATGTGCTTGAAGGTATTGTAAAGTGTTACAGATTTGACGAAAATGGTAAAGAACTGATTACTGCACTTCAAAAAAAAGATCATCTTTTTGGTTACACCTCTTTTTCGCAAAACATACCTTACAGAGAAACGGCTACTGTTATAAGCGACGCTAAAACCTTAAGCATTTCGAAAAGTGAACTGGATTCTATTTTAAGTAATCATCACGCATTAACATTAGAAGTCATTCAATTATTAACCGATGATCTTATAGAAACTAAAGACCAGCTCCTGCAAATGGCCTATAGCTCTGTTCAAAGAAAAACAGCTGCCACAATACTAAGATTTGCTGAAAAAATAAACACTAAACCTGAAGATCCCATTAGGATTTCTAGAAATGATCTCGCCAGCGTAGCAGGTATTGCCACAGAAACCTTAATAAGAACCATGTCTGAGTTTAAGCGACAAGGTCTTATTGAAATGGAAGGACGAAACATTAAAGTTTTGAACCTTAAAAAACTACAGGACATACAATGA
- a CDS encoding universal stress protein produces MTILLPTDFSENSYKAMHYALDFFENSTCDFYLLHVNRMLGLSPGDTMYTPSQKDIEEMYIKPSKSKLKATIATLSKKHSYNKNHKFHVVADYGVLVESIRKHVANKKIDTIVMGTKGASGLKSYILGSNTGDVIKKVKCNTLVVPELAKYKALNEIAFPTDYLLSYNIKTLQQLTDLLYATKASLRIIHMLKHNRTLSSEQIANKDLLNEYFDDFKPTFHFLSDDKVENAIQYFVENQHVDLITMVAKNLNYLQNIFFHSRVEHISYHTKIPFFVMHE; encoded by the coding sequence ATGACTATTTTACTACCCACTGACTTTTCTGAGAACTCCTATAAAGCGATGCATTATGCACTCGATTTTTTCGAGAATTCAACCTGCGATTTCTACTTACTTCATGTCAACAGAATGTTAGGTCTCAGCCCTGGTGACACCATGTACACGCCCAGCCAGAAAGATATTGAAGAGATGTACATCAAGCCTTCAAAAAGCAAATTAAAAGCAACCATTGCAACTCTTAGTAAAAAACACAGTTATAACAAAAATCATAAATTTCACGTAGTGGCCGATTATGGTGTGCTGGTGGAATCGATTAGAAAACACGTCGCCAATAAAAAAATAGACACGATAGTCATGGGCACCAAAGGCGCATCTGGATTAAAAAGTTACATCTTGGGGAGCAATACTGGTGACGTCATCAAAAAAGTAAAATGTAATACGCTAGTGGTTCCTGAGCTTGCAAAATATAAAGCGCTCAACGAAATCGCATTTCCTACAGACTACTTACTCTCCTATAACATAAAAACCCTTCAGCAACTCACCGATTTACTCTATGCAACTAAAGCCAGTTTACGAATCATACATATGCTCAAACACAATAGAACATTAAGCAGTGAACAGATTGCCAACAAGGATTTACTCAATGAATATTTCGATGACTTTAAACCGACATTTCATTTTCTTAGTGATGACAAAGTAGAGAATGCCATTCAATATTTTGTAGAAAACCAGCATGTCGATCTTATTACCATGGTGGCGAAGAACCTCAACTATTTGCAAAATATATTTTTTCACTCAAGAGTTGAACACATCAGCTATCACACTAAAATACCGTTTTTTGTGATGCATGAATAA